The Dendropsophus ebraccatus isolate aDenEbr1 chromosome 10, aDenEbr1.pat, whole genome shotgun sequence genome has a segment encoding these proteins:
- the LOC138766619 gene encoding uncharacterized protein, which yields MARGSARGTARGTERGTARGTERGTARGTERGAARGTERGAERDGEGDGEGNGKRDGEGSGKRDSEGNGEGNGERDREGKGERDGEGNGEGSGKRDGERDGEGNSERNGDRDGEGSGERDGERDGEGNSERNGERDG from the coding sequence ATGGCGAGGGGATCGGCGAGAGGGACGGCGAGGGGAACGGAGAGAGGGACCGCGAGGGGAACGGAGAGAGGGACCGCGAGGGGAACGGAGAGAGGGGCCGCGAGGGGAACGGAGAGAGGGGCCGAGAGGGACGGCGAGGGGGACGGCGAGGGGAACGGCAAGAGGGACGGCGAGGGGAGTGGCAAGAGGGATAGCGAGGGGAACGGCGAGGGGAATGGCGAGAGGGACCGCGAGGGGAAAGGAGAGAGGGACGGCGAGGGGAACGGCGAGGGGAGCGGCAAGAGGGACGGCGAGAGGGACGGCGAGGGGAACAGCGAGAGGAATGGAGACAGGGACGGAGAGGGGAGCGGTGAGAGGGATGGCGAGAGGGACGGCGAGGGGAACAGCGAGAGGAACGGAGAGAGGGACGGTTAG